The genomic DNA CTTGCCCACGAGGAACGTGTAGATTTCGTCCGCCTTGGCCTGCGGGTCCACGTCGGTGAATCGTTCTGGGTAGAGGACTTTGCCGATGAAATAGGCGTTGGCCAGGATGGAGCCAAAGTTCTGGGTGTACCAGTTGTACGGCAACAGCCCGTACACCTGGCCTTCCTTTACGGCGGTCAACATGCGGTAGGCCGGGTCGGTGCGCAGTTCGTATAGACCGCCCGCGCCGTCGCCCATTTGCAGGGTGGCCAGGTCCAGGAAGAGGACGTTCGGGTCCCATTCCACGATCTTTTCCTTGGCGATGTCCGACTGGTTGAGGCTCTTGCCCGCTTTTCCCGCCTCATAAGCCAGATTGATCGCGTTGATGAAGGTGAACGGCGGATAGGCGGGTTCAGTGGACTGGAATCCGTGGGGGCCGCGGAAGGCCACGCCGCCCACGTAGACCGTGGACCGCTCCTGCCCCGGCATGTCGCCGGTCCGGCGGCTCAGGTCCGCGATCAGTCCTTCCATGTAGTTGATGATGTCCTCGGCGCGCTGCTCCCTGCCCATGACCTTGGCCATGATGCGCAGGCTCTTGTACATCTCGGGCCTGTTCGCGCCCAGGTCGCCGTAGTTGAGGACCACCACCGGGATGCCGGTCTTGTCCTGGAGCTCCTGGGGATCATGGCCCATGGCCGAGTAGGTCTTGAGGATGACCTGGGGCTGGCGTTCCAGGGTGAGGATGAGTTCGGGGTTGTCGTGCCCCCGGAACTGCCCGAAGATGGGCATCTCCTTGAATTGCGGGTTGGCGATGGCGTAGGGGCGGGCGTCGAATTTGCGGCGGCGCGCCTCGATGTCGTCCACGGCCACGGCGTGGTCCTGCGCCTGTAGATAGGTCAGGAGACGCAGACAGCCGGAGCCGGAACAGATAACATGGTCCACCTTGTCCGGAATCTCGTTGTTCCTGCCGGTGGAGTCGGTCAGGGTGCGGGCCGCTCCGTCCATGGGAACGGTCAGGAAAAGCAGCAAAAAGGCGTAGACAAGATGAATTTTTCTCATTTGAGCACCTTCGATGACATAAAAAAAATTGAATGCAACTATAAAATTGCTACGAAATATGAAAATGTAACACTATGCCGTTCCTAAATAAAAGGGACAATCTCGTCAAGAGGAAAAGGAAAACGGACTGTTGCGATTGGGTATCCGTTTGAAAAAAGGCGAAGTCGGCTGTTTCGATGGGCAATGTTGATAGAACCGATTGTTGAGGGGGGGCACAACAACCGTGTTACCCGGCGGGGTGGGAATATACACGGTGAGCGGCGTACAAGGAAGGAAGGCGATGGGGCGGCCCGTTCACGCCGCAACGGGATGGGGTTTTTTTCGCAAATGGTTCTGGCTCCTTGACCCGGTCCGCCGTCCGGTTGAAAGCCCCTGCTTTTGCCCCTTGCGGGCTCTTGGCTTGACCGGGGAAATTGCGTAACGTGCCAATCCTTATGCAACGCAAGCAGACAAGAGTCGTGAATATCGGCGGCGTGGGCATCGGCGGGGACAACCCTGTCCGGGTTCAGTCCATGTGCAATACGGACACGCGCGACGTCCCGGCCACGGTGGCTCAGATCAACCAATTGGCCGAGGCGGGGTGCGAGATCGTGCGCCTGGCCGTGCCCGATGAGACGGCGGCCGCCAAGCTCGGAACCATCCGCGCCCAATCCCCGGTGCCGCTCATCGCGGACATTCATTTCGATCACCGGCTGGCATTGGCCGCGTTGGATGCGGGGTTCGACGGCCTGCGCATCAACCCGGGCAACATCGGGGACGAGGCCAAGGTGGACGCCGTGGTTCGGGCGGCCAAGGCGTGCTCCACGCCCATTCGCATCGGCGTCAACGGCGGCTCCCTGGAAAAGGACCTGCTCAAGACCTATGGCGGACCGACGCCCGAGGCCATGGTCGAGTCCGGCCTGCGCCACGTGCGTATGCTTGAGGCGCGCGGCTTCCACGACATCAAGATTTCCCTCAAGACCTCGTCGGTCCTCAAGACCATCGCGGCCTATCGGCTCATGTCGGAGCAGGTGGATTATCCCCTGCACATCGGCATCACCGAGGCGGGCACGCTCGTGCGCGGCGCGGTCAAGTCCTCCGTGGGGCTCGGCATTCTGCTGTTTGAAGGCATCGGCGACACCATGCGCGTGTCCCTGACCCACGATCCCGTGGCCGAAATCGGCGTGGCCTACGAGATCTTGCGCAGCTTGGGCTTGCGGGAACGCGGCCCTGAGATTATATCCTGCCCCACCTGCGGGCGAACCGAGATCGGGCTCATCGATCTGGCCGAGCAGGTGGAGGCGGCCCTGCGCGGCGTGGAGGAGGTCTTCACCGTGGCCGTCATGGGTTGCGTGGTCAACGGGCCGGGCGAGGCCCGCGAGGCCGACATCGGCATTGCCGGAGGCCGTGACCTGGGTATCATCTTCCGCAAGGGCGAAGTGGTCCGCAAGGTCAAGGGCAACGCCAACCTGCTGCCCGAATTCATGAAAGAAATCGAAAAATTCCTGGAAGAAAGGAGAAGTTAATAGATGCGTCTTTCCCGCTATTACATCCCGACCCTGAAGGAGGACCCGGCCGACGCCGAGGTTGTCTCCCATAAGCTCCTGATGCGCGCGGGCATGATCCGCAAGCTGACCAGCGGCATTTACAACTACCTGCCGCTCGGCCTGCGCGCCATCAACAAGGTCGCGGACATCATCCGCGAGGAGATGGACCGCGCGGGCGCGCTCGAAGTGCTGCTGCCCACTGTCCAGCCCGCCGACCTGTGGAAGGAGACCGGCCGTTGGGACTACTACGGCAAGGAACTGCTCCGCTTCAAGGACCGCAGCGACCGCGACTACTGCCTCGGACCCACCCACGAAGAGATCATGACCGACTTGGTGCGCGGGGAGATCAAGTCCTACAAGCAGCTTCCCATCAATCTCTATCAGGTCCAGACCAAGTTCCGCGACGAGATTCGTCCCCGGTTCGGGCTCATGCGCGGCCGCGAGTTCATCATGAAGGACGCCTACTCCTTCGACAAGGACGAGGCGGGCGCGGAAAAGTCCTACTGGGATATGTTCAACGCCTACAAGAAGGCCTTCTCCCGCATCGGCCTGCGCTTCAAGCCGGTTCAGGCTGATTCCGGGGCCATCGGCGGCGATTTTTCCCATGAATTCATGGTCCTGGCCGAGACCGGCGAGGACACTATCGCTTCCTGTCTTTCCTGCGACTTCGGGGCCAACCTCGAAAAGGCCAAGGTCAACGCGCCCCAGGGTGCGCCTGCCGACGAGTCGGCTGTGCCGCCCATGGAAGAGGTCGCCACCCCCGGCGCGCACACCGTCGAGGAGGTCTGCGGCTTCCTGGGCATCACCGCCGACAAGCTCGTCAAGACCCTGCTCTTCGTCGTGGACGGCAAGCCCGTTGCCGGGCTGGTTCGCGGCGACCGCGAGCTGAACGACGTCAAGCTGCGCAACCTGGTGGGCGGCAACGAGATCGAGCTGGCCGACGAGGCGTTGGTCCGCAAACTGACCAATGCCCCGGTAGGCTTCGCCGGTCCTGCCGGACTGGACAAGGACGTGCCCATTTATGCCGACCATGAGTTGCTCTCCGCCACAGACTGGGTGGCCGGGGCCAACAAGGGCGACACCCATGTTCGCCACCTTGCCCTGAACCGCGACTGCGACATCGTCAAGTTCGCCGATCTGCGCGTCATCGAGCCCACCGACCCCTGTCCGGAGTGCGGCGGCGCGATCGAGTTCACCAAGGGCATCGAGGTGGGCCACGTATTCAAGCTCGGCCTCAAGTATTCCGAAAAGATGGAAGCCACCTTCCTCGACGAGAACGGCAAGTCCCAATATATGATTATGGGCTGCTACGGCATCGGCGTTTCCCGCATCGTGGCCTCGGCCATCGAGCAGAACTTCGATGACAACGGCTGCTGTTTCCCGCCCTCCATCGCGCCCTTCGAGGTCTGTCTTATCTCCCTCGGCGGAAAGGATCAGGACGTGGCCGACAAGGCCGAGGAACTCTACGCCCAACTTACGGGCATGGGTGTGGACGTCGCCTTCGACGACCGCAAGGAGCGGCCGGGCGTCAAGTTCGCCGAAGCCGATCTCATCGGCTACCCCATGCAGCTCGTGCTCGGCGGCAAGGGTCTCAAGAACGGCATCATTGAGGCCAAGGACCGCAAGACCGGCGAAAAGATCGAGCTGCCTCTCGATACCTTTGCCGAGTCCTTCGCCGAATGGCGCAACCAGATCTGGAATAACTGGGGTCTGCAAACTCCGTAG from Pseudodesulfovibrio thermohalotolerans includes the following:
- a CDS encoding iron ABC transporter substrate-binding protein; protein product: MRKIHLVYAFLLLFLTVPMDGAARTLTDSTGRNNEIPDKVDHVICSGSGCLRLLTYLQAQDHAVAVDDIEARRRKFDARPYAIANPQFKEMPIFGQFRGHDNPELILTLERQPQVILKTYSAMGHDPQELQDKTGIPVVVLNYGDLGANRPEMYKSLRIMAKVMGREQRAEDIINYMEGLIADLSRRTGDMPGQERSTVYVGGVAFRGPHGFQSTEPAYPPFTFINAINLAYEAGKAGKSLNQSDIAKEKIVEWDPNVLFLDLATLQMGDGAGGLYELRTDPAYRMLTAVKEGQVYGLLPYNWYTQNFGSILANAYFIGKVLYPERFTDVDPQAKADEIYTFLVGKPVFKDMNAQFKGLAYKPVPVN
- the ispG gene encoding flavodoxin-dependent (E)-4-hydroxy-3-methylbut-2-enyl-diphosphate synthase, which translates into the protein MQRKQTRVVNIGGVGIGGDNPVRVQSMCNTDTRDVPATVAQINQLAEAGCEIVRLAVPDETAAAKLGTIRAQSPVPLIADIHFDHRLALAALDAGFDGLRINPGNIGDEAKVDAVVRAAKACSTPIRIGVNGGSLEKDLLKTYGGPTPEAMVESGLRHVRMLEARGFHDIKISLKTSSVLKTIAAYRLMSEQVDYPLHIGITEAGTLVRGAVKSSVGLGILLFEGIGDTMRVSLTHDPVAEIGVAYEILRSLGLRERGPEIISCPTCGRTEIGLIDLAEQVEAALRGVEEVFTVAVMGCVVNGPGEAREADIGIAGGRDLGIIFRKGEVVRKVKGNANLLPEFMKEIEKFLEERRS
- a CDS encoding proline--tRNA ligase, whose amino-acid sequence is MRLSRYYIPTLKEDPADAEVVSHKLLMRAGMIRKLTSGIYNYLPLGLRAINKVADIIREEMDRAGALEVLLPTVQPADLWKETGRWDYYGKELLRFKDRSDRDYCLGPTHEEIMTDLVRGEIKSYKQLPINLYQVQTKFRDEIRPRFGLMRGREFIMKDAYSFDKDEAGAEKSYWDMFNAYKKAFSRIGLRFKPVQADSGAIGGDFSHEFMVLAETGEDTIASCLSCDFGANLEKAKVNAPQGAPADESAVPPMEEVATPGAHTVEEVCGFLGITADKLVKTLLFVVDGKPVAGLVRGDRELNDVKLRNLVGGNEIELADEALVRKLTNAPVGFAGPAGLDKDVPIYADHELLSATDWVAGANKGDTHVRHLALNRDCDIVKFADLRVIEPTDPCPECGGAIEFTKGIEVGHVFKLGLKYSEKMEATFLDENGKSQYMIMGCYGIGVSRIVASAIEQNFDDNGCCFPPSIAPFEVCLISLGGKDQDVADKAEELYAQLTGMGVDVAFDDRKERPGVKFAEADLIGYPMQLVLGGKGLKNGIIEAKDRKTGEKIELPLDTFAESFAEWRNQIWNNWGLQTP